From Plectropomus leopardus isolate mb chromosome 4, YSFRI_Pleo_2.0, whole genome shotgun sequence, the proteins below share one genomic window:
- the LOC121942632 gene encoding long-chain fatty acid transport protein 1-like: MHLVSGVTMCLGVFGAIRLLPLPWLCGLLAGLGLCMVCRGSFRFIHVALRTIKRDLMCLVVILRVRFSMYRNLRNRSTIPALFAQMVTLHPDKPALIYEATGEVWSFRELQERCHAVAHWALAQGWAEGDVVALYMESQPLVVALWLGLAMVGVEAALINHNLRQHSLLHCVGVSAARAMVFGTEMREAVSEVSASLHPNMVLFSSGEQDDEEALRSLQVQSLDTLLDRAPAHPPRYTLRKDFNDRLFYIYTSGTTGMPKAAVVVHSRYYRIVAFGFHSFGLRHDDIVYNCLPLYHSAGTIMGVGQCLLFGLTVVIRRKFSASRFWDDCVKHNCTVIQYIGEICRYLLAQPVRSSEEHHQVRLALGNGLRPSVWEEFVQRFRIRRVGEFYGATECNCSLLNIDGKVGACGFNSRILPSFYPIRLVRVEEEENGELLRDSQGLCVPCLPGEPGMLVGRINSTDPLRRFDGYADKDCTNRKIAHNVFKMGDSAYVSGDILVMDEYGYMYFRDRSGDTFRWRGENVSTTEVEGVLSHLLGHTVVAVYGVSVPGVEGKAGMAAIAHTDGQFDLEAFLIAVQKALPSYARPVFLRLMPSVDTTGTFKIQKTRLQREGYKPQDSDEKIYFLNGRAGRYEAVTDELYNAIMEERVCL; the protein is encoded by the exons ATGCATCTGGTGAGCGGTGTCACAATGTGCCTCGGTGTTTTCGGGGCCATCAGACTGCTCCCCCTTCCCTGGCTCTGCGGCCTCCTGGCAGGGCTGGGGCTCTGCATGGTGTGCAGGGGCTCCTTCAGGTTCATACATGTAGCTCTACGTACCATCAAAAGAGACCTAAT GTGTCTGGTCGTTATCCTGCGAGTGAGATTTTCCATGTACCGTAATCTGCGAAATAGAAGCACCATCCCCGCACTGTTTGCCCAGATGGTGACACTGCACCCAGACAAACCTGCTTTGATCTATGAGGCTACGGGAGAG gtttggaGTTTCAGGGAGCTGCAAGAGCGGTGCCACGCTGTGGCTCACTGGGCGCTGGCACAGGGATGGGCTGAGGGAGATGTGGTGGCCTTGTACATGGAGAGCCAGCCCTTAGTTGTTGCTCTGTGGTTGGGTCTGGCTATGGTCGGCGTGGAGGCTGCACTCATCAACCACAACCTTCGACAGCACTCCTTGCTGCACTGTGTCGGTGTGTCTGCTGCTCGGGCAATGGTGTTCGGGACAGAGATGAGAGAAG CTGTGTCAGAGGTCAGTGCCTCCCTGCACCCCAACATGGTTTTGTTCAGCAGTGGTGAGCAAGACGATGAAGAGGCGCTCCGGAGCCTCCAGGTTCAGAGCTTGGATACCCTGCTAGACCGTGCGCCCGCACACCCACCACGTTACACACTCAGAAAGGACTTCAATG ACAGACTTTTCTACATCTACACCTCTGGTACGACAGGAATGCCGAAAGCAGCTGTGGTGGTGCACAGTCG GTATTATCGCATCGTTGCCTTTGGTTTCCACTCCTTTGGCTTACGTCATGATGACATCGTCTACAACTGCCTCCCTCTGTATCATTCTGCAG GTACCATCATGGGTGTAGGCCAGTGTTTGCTGTTTGGTTTGACTGTCGTAATCAGGAGGAAGTTTTCAGCCAGTCGCTTCTGGGATGACTGTGTCAAACACAACTGCACT gtaATTCAATACATAGGTGAGATTTGTCGTTACCTATTGGCCCAGCCGGTGCGTTCATCTGAGGAACATCACCAGGTGCGTCTTGCACTTGGTAACGGCCTCCGTCCGTCAGTGTGGGAAGAGTTTGTCCAGAGGTTCAGAATCCGTCGAGTGGGGGAATTTTATGGCGCCACAGAGTGCAACTGCAGCCTGCTTAACATCGACGGAAAG GTGGGGGCGTGTGGCTTTAACAGTCGCATACTGCCCAGCTTTTACCCCATCAGACTTGtcagggtggaggaggaggagaacggAGAGCTGCTCAGGGATTCACAGGGGCTCTGTGTACCCTGTCTTCCTg gggAGCCAGGCATGTTAGTGGGACGCATCAACAGCACTGATCCACTCCGGAGATTTGATGGCTACGCTGATAAGGACTGCACCAATCGGAAAATAGCTCACAATGTCTTCAAAATGGGGGACTCTGCTtatgtctcag GTGACATCCTGGTGATGGATGAGTATGGCTACATGTATTTCAGGGACCGCAGCGGTGACACATTTCGTTGGAGAGGGGAGAACGTTTCCACCACAGAAGTGGAGGGAGTCCTCAGCCACCTGCTGGGACACACTGTTGTAGCTGTCTATGGAGTTTCTGTTCCAG gtgtgGAGGGGAAAGCCGGTATGGCAGCAATAGCTCACACAGACGGCCAGTTTGACCTTGAAGCGTTCTTGATTGCAGTACAGAAAGCCCTGCCTTCCTACGCTCGCCCCGTGTTTCTGCGACTCATGCCATCTGTTGACACTACTG GTACCTTCAAAATCCAGAAGACACGGCTGCAGAGGGAAGGATACAAGCCGCAAGACTCCGATGAAAAGATTTATTTCCTGAACGGTCGTGCTGGGCGTTACGAGGCTGTTACTGATGAACTATATAATGCCATCATGGAGGAGAGAGTGTGTCTATGA
- the LOC121941817 gene encoding adhesion G protein-coupled receptor E5 produces MASGKELLILGLLCMLGKCFPECDLGLTSKGRECVDMDECQDQPCGNYTKCINTHGSFYCQCQSGFKNIKGQTKFTLDGQCKDINECTDFDNICGPAANCSNLIGSFKCICHSGYTNATSSSGNCTDIDECSEAEKQKEDLCGRKGTCKNTNGSYWCECSKGYTNYGYNRIPCSELKCDSFSGEGKPAPLLGGLADILFMMRNNCLTLSNPSTSGESKTDGEAQLEKLFTATEDILSLGQLHSSEDVSGLLVTLENAIMLIGPQLKDNRTKIETTETDAEIAVQRGKTPPTGPIHLANENAALDTDWTTAAGTGSYPGFAMAALLSYKNLEISANRSFDELTGHEKNGVDPSSYQISSRVVSVVVSNPSTQNLSRSVNITLKHLKAKRESPQVGYICAFWTEKGVWSTDGCYQQQSNATHTVCTCEHLSSFAVLMALYPIEHTFGLELVTKIGLTISLLCLILCILTFKFCRSIQGTRTTIHLHLCICLFMADLIFLAGISRTEPVGGCRFVAAMLHFFFLGVFTWMLLEGVQLYRMVVLVFNATIRPLYLYLAGYGLPLIILIISAISRPDGYGTDQYCWLSLKDGLIWSFFGPVCFIIILNVFFFIVTVWKLAQKFTSLNPDLSKLHKIKAFTVTAIAQICILGLMWVFGAFMFDEGSTAIAYIFTILNSLQGALVFIMHCLLSKQVRDEYAHFLSCICTPQKKRYSDFSSTNPSSSQSQGSRSGQHTGESQI; encoded by the exons ATGGCGTCTGGGAAGGAGCTACTTATTCTTG GCTTATTGTGTATGCTGGGGAAATGTTTCCCTGAGTGTGACCTGGGCTTAACATCAAAAGGCCGTGAATGCGTTG ATATGGATGAGTGCCAAGATCAACCATGTGGAAATTACACAAAGTGTATTAACACACATGGCAGCTTTTACTGCCAGTGCCAGTCaggtttcaaaaacatcaaagggCAGACTAAATTCACGCTGGATGGACAATGCAAAG ATATCAATGAGTGCACTGATTTTGACAATATCTGCGGTCCTGCTGCTAATTGTTCGAATCTGATCGGGAGCTTCAAGTGCATCTGCCACTCTGGGTACACCAATGCCACCAGTAGCTCTGGAAACTGCACAG ACATAGATGAATGCAGCGAAGctgaaaagcaaaaagaagACCTCTGTGGAAGGAAAGGgacttgcaaaaacacaaatgggaGTTACTGGTGCGAATGCTCAAAGGGATACACCAACTATGGCTACAACAGGATCCCATGCTCAG AGCTCAAATGTGACAGCTTCAGTGGGGAAGGCAAGCCTGCGCCG ttGCTCGGAGGCCTGGCAGACATTTTGTTCATGATGAGAAACAACTGTTTGACTCTGTCTAACCCAAGCACCTCTGGTGAAAGTAAGACCGATGGAGAGGCGCAACTGGAG AAACTTTTCACAGCAACTGAGGACATTCTGTCCCTCGGTCAACTGCACAGTAGTGAGGATGTGAGTGGATTGCTCGTTACGCTGGAAAACGCTATTATGCTCATCGGCCCACAACTCAAAGACAACCGCACCAAGATAGAGACCACTGAGACAG ATGCAGAGATTGCAGTACAGAGAGGAAAGACACCACCAACTGGACCAATCCATCTGGCCAATGAGAATGCTGCACTTGACACCGACTGGACAACAGCAGCGGGAACGGGATCATACCCTG GTTTTGCTATGGCTGCATTGCTGAGCTACAAGAACCTCGAGATATCTGCCAACCGGTCCTTTGATGAGCTCAcaggacatgaaaaaaatggcgTGGATCCCTCCTCCTATCAGATCTCCTCTAGAGTTGTGTCTGTTGTGGTCTCCAACCCATCCACTCAGAACCTGAGCCGCAGTGTCAACATCACCCTCAAACATCTTAAG GCCAAAAGGGAGTCCCCTCAGGTGGGCTACATCTGTGCGTTCTGGACTGAGAAAGGGGTCTGGTCCACAGATGGTTGTTATCAACAGCAGTCCAAcgccacacacacagtgtgcacATGTGAACATCTGAGCAGCTTTGCTGTTCTCATGGCACTCTACCCCATAGAG CATACCTTTGGGCTCGAGCTGGTGACCAAGATAGGGCTGACCATCTCGCTGCTATGTCTCATACTGTGCATCCTGACATTCAAGTTCTGCCGCTCCATACAAGGGACCCGCACCACCATCCATCTGCACCTCTGCATCTGCCTCTTCATGGCTGACCTCATCTTTCTGGCTGGCATTTCACGAACCGAACCTGTG GGCGGCTGCAGGTTTGTTGCAGCGATGCTCCACTTCTTCTTCCTGGGAGTGTTCACCTGGATGCTGTTAGAAGGGGTGCAGCTGTACCGCATGGTGGTCCTGGTGTTCAATGCCACCATTCGGCCCCTCTACTTATACCTCGCTGGTTACGGGCTCCCCCTCATTATTCTCATTATATCTGCCATCTCTAGACCAGACGGATACGGCACGGACCAGTA CTGCTGGCTGTCCCTGAAAGACGGCCTCATCTGGAGTTTCTTCGGCCCTGTGtgcttcatcatcatcctcaaTGTCTTCTTTTTCATCGTCACCGTCTGGAAGCTCGCCCAGAAATTCACCAGCCTCAACCCAGACCTCTCCAAACTGCACAAAATCAA aGCTTTCACAGTGACAGCTATCGCCCAGATTTGCATACTGGGTCTGATGTGGGTGTTTGGGGCCTTCATGTTTGACGAGGGCTCCACAGCTATAGCATACATCTTCACTATCCTCAACAGCCTGCAGGGAGCGTTGGTCTTCATCATGCACTGCCTGCTGTCTAAACAG GTGAGAGACGAGTACGCCCATTTCCTGTCCTGTATCTGCACACCACAAAAGAAGAGATACTCGGACTTCAGCAGTACCAACCCCTCCAGCAGTCAGTCACAA GGTTCTCGGAGTGGGCAGCACACCGGAGAATCCCAGATATGA